One window of the Nocardia huaxiensis genome contains the following:
- a CDS encoding fatty acid desaturase family protein produces MTTSAVVPESTPPSSRPGRAGGDYARLLRRVSDAGLMNRRPVYYTIRLGLAGLAFAGGWAAFVLVGDSWWTLAVAAFMAVTFAQVALVMHDVAHRQVFRLRRPTEMVGRVVGNAGIGLGYGWWQDKHTRHHANPNHEDLDPDVAPDILVWSQRQARSSRGLARVIGRAQAYLFFPLLLLEGVNLHVAGVRALRNRSVAHRGIEGALLFGHFAAYLAALFVVLPADKAIAFLVVHQALFGLYMGCIFAPNHKGMPTLTGDARPDYLRRQVLTSRNVRGGRFTDFALGGLNYQIEHHLFPSMPTPNLRHARVIVRDYCVEIGVPYHETGLISSYREALRHLHHVGAPLRSATGGRVAS; encoded by the coding sequence ATGACTACATCTGCCGTGGTCCCCGAATCGACTCCACCCTCATCGCGGCCCGGCCGTGCCGGCGGTGACTACGCGCGGCTGCTGCGCCGCGTCTCCGACGCCGGGTTGATGAACCGGCGCCCGGTCTACTACACGATCCGGCTCGGCCTCGCCGGGCTCGCGTTCGCCGGCGGGTGGGCGGCGTTCGTCCTCGTCGGCGATTCGTGGTGGACGCTCGCGGTCGCGGCGTTCATGGCCGTGACGTTCGCTCAGGTCGCACTGGTCATGCATGATGTCGCGCATCGTCAGGTCTTCCGGTTGCGGCGGCCGACGGAGATGGTGGGGCGAGTCGTCGGCAATGCCGGCATCGGCCTGGGCTACGGCTGGTGGCAGGACAAGCACACCCGGCATCACGCCAATCCGAACCACGAGGACCTCGATCCCGATGTCGCACCGGACATTCTGGTCTGGTCGCAACGGCAGGCGAGGTCCAGTCGTGGCCTGGCCCGGGTCATCGGGCGGGCGCAGGCGTACCTGTTCTTCCCGCTGCTGCTGCTCGAGGGCGTGAACCTGCACGTGGCCGGTGTGCGTGCGCTGCGGAACCGATCGGTCGCGCACCGTGGAATCGAGGGCGCGCTGTTGTTCGGCCATTTCGCCGCGTACCTGGCCGCGCTGTTCGTGGTGCTGCCCGCCGACAAGGCCATCGCGTTCCTCGTCGTCCACCAGGCCCTGTTCGGCCTGTACATGGGCTGCATCTTCGCCCCCAATCACAAGGGCATGCCCACCCTCACCGGTGACGCCCGGCCCGACTATCTCCGCCGGCAGGTGCTGACCTCCCGCAATGTGCGGGGTGGCAGGTTCACCGACTTCGCTCTCGGCGGCCTCAACTATCAGATCGAACATCATCTGTTCCCGAGCATGCCGACCCCGAATCTGCGGCACGCCCGGGTGATCGTCCGCGACTACTGCGTCGAGATCGGCGTCCCCTACCACGAGACCGGGCTGATCTCCTCGTATCGGGAGGCGCTGCGCCACCTCCACCACGTCGGCGCGCCGCTCCGCAGCGCGACCGGCGGCCGGGTCGCGAGTTAG
- a CDS encoding Crp/Fnr family transcriptional regulator — MVVHLEDWPWPERTFMARLSPPSRNALLTLGTQVFYPPGRAVMQQGAYGTTTYLLRSKDIGRTACAKITTADDKLLGIRVSGDVVGYLGALDPTARRSSTDTTCTATIVHHIPGEVFENFLNLHADAWQALCRTIADRLAWSEARRLDFGDRPVPVRLARLLAELGEAYGRFTTEAGTAPPEIEITVRLSYEELGDLIGAGVDAVGLAMRELRTARLAELRTRRLIVRNMEGLRKFADLT, encoded by the coding sequence ATGGTTGTGCACCTGGAGGATTGGCCGTGGCCGGAGCGCACGTTCATGGCGCGGCTGAGCCCGCCGTCACGGAATGCGCTGCTGACGCTGGGAACCCAGGTTTTCTACCCGCCGGGCCGGGCGGTGATGCAGCAGGGCGCCTACGGCACCACGACCTACCTGCTGCGTTCGAAGGATATCGGCCGCACCGCGTGCGCCAAAATCACCACGGCCGACGACAAACTGCTCGGGATCCGGGTCAGCGGTGATGTCGTCGGCTATCTCGGTGCGCTCGATCCCACCGCACGTCGTTCCTCGACCGACACCACCTGCACCGCCACGATCGTGCACCACATTCCCGGCGAGGTCTTCGAGAACTTCCTGAACCTGCACGCGGACGCGTGGCAGGCCCTGTGCCGCACCATTGCCGACCGGCTCGCCTGGTCCGAAGCACGGCGACTGGACTTCGGCGATCGCCCGGTCCCGGTCCGGCTGGCCCGGCTCCTGGCCGAACTCGGCGAAGCCTACGGCCGGTTCACGACGGAAGCGGGCACGGCCCCACCGGAAATCGAGATCACCGTCCGGCTGTCGTACGAAGAACTGGGCGACCTCATCGGCGCCGGAGTCGATGCGGTCGGTCTCGCCATGCGCGAACTGCGGACCGCGCGGCTCGCCGAGCTGCGCACCCGCCGCCTGATAGTCCGAAACATGGAGGGGCTGAGGAAATTTGCCGATCTGACCTGA
- a CDS encoding alcohol dehydrogenase catalytic domain-containing protein — translation MAYMAHGVIARAKQAPVEVAEIVVPDPGFGEVLVRVQASGVCETDLNHRDGKVGGGFPFLLGHEGAGVVEAVGDGVTDVVPGDFVILHWRAVCGACRACRRGKPTDCLSPLTAGRPTTLADGTPLTPVLGLGTLADKVLVHQRQCIRTDPGTAPVTAALLGCGVTTGVGAALHTGGVQRGDSVVVIGCDTIGCAAVAGARLGGATIIIAADDDPRKLGWAEHFGATHTLENTVDLVPRVRELTDGFGADVVLDAMGGLDTWKQALRVRAQAGMLVMLGLPAPELILDIALVELRAPGGSLASAWYGDSLPTRDIPALAALHRQGQLDLDAFVTETIALTQVEKALEKLRHREVLRSVVILEPAG, via the coding sequence ATGGCGTACATGGCGCACGGCGTGATCGCACGCGCGAAGCAAGCGCCGGTGGAAGTGGCCGAGATCGTCGTGCCGGATCCGGGGTTCGGTGAGGTGCTGGTGCGGGTGCAGGCCTCCGGTGTGTGCGAGACGGACCTGAATCATCGAGACGGCAAGGTGGGCGGCGGTTTTCCGTTCCTGCTCGGGCATGAGGGCGCGGGGGTGGTGGAGGCGGTCGGCGACGGCGTGACCGACGTCGTACCGGGCGATTTCGTCATCCTGCATTGGCGCGCGGTGTGTGGCGCCTGCCGCGCCTGCCGCAGAGGCAAGCCCACCGACTGTCTGTCCCCGTTGACCGCCGGCCGCCCGACGACACTGGCCGACGGCACCCCGCTCACCCCGGTCCTCGGCCTGGGCACCCTCGCCGACAAGGTCCTTGTGCATCAACGCCAGTGCATCAGAACCGATCCCGGGACCGCTCCCGTCACGGCCGCTCTGCTCGGGTGCGGAGTCACCACCGGAGTCGGGGCCGCGCTCCACACCGGCGGCGTCCAACGCGGTGACAGCGTCGTGGTCATCGGCTGCGACACCATCGGCTGCGCGGCCGTCGCCGGAGCCCGACTGGGCGGGGCGACCATCATCATCGCCGCCGACGACGACCCGCGGAAACTGGGCTGGGCCGAACACTTCGGCGCCACCCACACCCTCGAGAACACAGTCGATCTCGTGCCACGGGTCAGGGAACTGACCGACGGCTTCGGCGCCGACGTCGTCCTCGATGCCATGGGCGGACTCGACACCTGGAAGCAGGCCCTGCGCGTTCGAGCCCAGGCCGGAATGCTCGTCATGCTCGGTCTGCCCGCACCCGAGCTGATCCTCGACATCGCCCTCGTCGAATTGCGTGCTCCCGGCGGCAGTCTCGCGTCCGCCTGGTACGGCGACAGCCTGCCCACCCGCGACATTCCCGCTCTGGCCGCCCTGCACCGTCAGGGCCAACTCGACCTGGACGCCTTCGTCACCGAAACGATTGCGCTCACGCAGGTGGAAAAGGCCCTCGAGAAACTACGACACCGCGAGGTGCTGCGCTCGGTCGTAATACTGGAGCCTGCGGGGTGA
- a CDS encoding GNAT family N-acetyltransferase, producing MSSNHTWLTRSETPSDIAAIRAITLAAFDTAEEADLVDALRADPAWIEGLSMISADADGTAVGHALLTRCHIGTTPALCLAPCAVLPEFQSSGAGSAVIRAALRAAAERGESFVVVLGHPHYYPRFGFERAIDHGVELSIEVPADALMVMSLTDQPLPRGTVTYAVPFGI from the coding sequence ATGTCCAGCAACCACACCTGGCTGACCCGATCCGAGACCCCTTCCGATATCGCGGCAATCCGTGCGATCACCCTCGCAGCCTTCGATACGGCCGAGGAGGCAGACCTCGTCGACGCGTTGCGCGCCGATCCAGCATGGATCGAGGGCTTGTCGATGATCAGCGCCGACGCTGACGGAACTGCCGTCGGTCACGCCCTGCTGACCCGCTGCCATATCGGCACGACGCCGGCGTTGTGTCTGGCTCCGTGCGCTGTGCTGCCCGAATTCCAAAGCAGCGGAGCGGGTTCGGCAGTGATCCGCGCGGCCTTGCGTGCTGCTGCCGAACGCGGTGAATCGTTCGTCGTCGTGCTCGGCCACCCGCACTACTACCCGCGATTCGGGTTCGAGCGTGCGATCGACCACGGTGTCGAGCTCAGCATCGAGGTGCCCGCGGACGCGCTGATGGTCATGAGCCTGACCGATCAACCGCTGCCTCGCGGAACGGTGACCTACGCGGTGCCATTCGGGATCTGA